The proteins below are encoded in one region of Buteo buteo chromosome 22, bButBut1.hap1.1, whole genome shotgun sequence:
- the KIF4A gene encoding chromosome-associated kinesin KIF4A isoform X4, with the protein MPSSPFALIRRRKMTSININRGLLCLGNVISALGDENKKGGFVPYRDSKLTRLLQDSLGGNSHTLMIACVSPADSNLEETLNTLRYADRARKIKNKPIVNLDPQAAELHHLKQQVQQLQVLLLQAHGGTLPVSINSMAPSENLQSLMEKNQSLTEENQKLIQGLSEAAGQTAQMLERIILTEQENEKMNAKLEQLQQHAACKLDLQKLVETVEDEELKENVEVIRDLQQVLAQLQNESAATMEAAAEMANSEQDATAEAEMGQDTKRSLDDFTTQHALRQAQLSKELLELNKALALKEALAKKMTQNDSQLEPIQSKYQTDIRDLELEVSSLQKEKEELILALHMAKKDVNQAKLSERRRKRLQELEGQISELKKKLNEQSKLLKLKESTERTVSKLNQEIKEMKNQRVQLMRQMKDDAEKFRQWKQQKDKEVIQLKERDRKRQYELLKLERDFQKQANVLRRKTEEAAAANKRLKDALQKQREAADKRKESQNRGMEGVAARVKSWLANEVEVLVSTEEARRHLADLLEDRKILAQELLQLKESKEAGEKLPPKLRRRTYTATDFQEAEMDLSMSKQIESLETEMGLRSAQIADLQQKLLDADNGDRAKQRWDSIATILEAKCGLKYLLGELVSSKVQESKLESSLQQSKANCSDMQKMLVEERNHIVEMEAEFQNQLLVQEQHHQEKVLYLLSQFQQKEAAEKKLEDSLSEQEKQLQERLRFQEEELEKMREICEKNQELLQENDTLKQKLLLLQVASGQKLRHIQQMPPESPDSSFDYIPPKPKTRRQTTAKPRAPTPEMNVEELFSDSEESGAEMEDADWVPVKAIKGAKKSMMGCSCKGWCGNRQCGCRKQKVGCTEGCSCDSAKCRNRDPGFPDATLCEDQTRDSEGSFKLEDPTEVTAGETFFQPVCITPTTKVLKEITDQDMFVKKPSAAAASLLMRDEEAQENQIPFVKRKKRMLSSNTSFFSGCTPIKEELN; encoded by the exons ATGCCATCTTCACCATTTGCATTgatcagaagaagaaaaatgacaa GCATCAACATAAATAGAGGTCTCCTCTGCCTGGGGAATGTAATTAGTGCTCTTggtgatgaaaataaaaagggtgGTTTTGTCCCCTACAGAGACTCAAAGTTAACAAGACTGCTGCAAG ATTCTCTGGGTGGTAACAGCCACACTCTCATGATTGCCTGTGTAAGCCCAGCGGATTCCAATCTAGAAGAAACTCTAAATACTTTGCGTTATGCtgacagagcaagaaaaataaaaaataaaccaattgTCAACCTTGATCCCCAGGCGGCTGAGTTGCATCATCTGAAGCAGCAG GTACAACAGCTACAGGTGTTACTGCTGCAGGCCCATGGAGGGACCCTGCCTGTGTCTATCAA TAGTATGGCACCTTCAGAGAACCTTCAGTCCCTGATGGAGAAGAACCAGTCACTAACGGAGGAGAATCAAAAGCTGATCCAAGGGCTGAGTGAGGCTGCTGGTCAGACAGCACAGATGTTGGAGAGGATCATTCTG ACAgaacaagaaaatgagaagatgaATGCCAAACTAGAGCAACTTCAGCAACATGCTGC ATGCAAGCTTGATCTGCAGAAGCTGGTAGAGACTGTGGAAGATGAGGAACTAAAAGAAAACGTAGAGGTGATTCGCGATCTGCAGCAAGTGTTGGCTCAGTTGCAG AATGAAAGTGCTGCCACAATGGAAGCTGCTGCAGAGATGGCAAACTCTGAACAGGATGCTACAGCT GAAGCAGAAATGGGCCAGGATACCAAGAGATCCTTGGATGACTTTACCACTCAACATGCCCTCCGTCAAGCACAGTTGTCCAAAGAGCTGCTTGAATTGAATAAAGCCCTGGCTCTGAAAGAGGCACTTGCcaaaaaaatgacacagaatGATAGTCAGCTGGAGCCCATTCAGTCCAAATACCAG ACTGATATCAGGGATCTGGAATTGGAGGTCAGCagtttgcaaaaagaaaaggaggagttGATCCTTGCTCTGCATATGGCAAAGAAGGATGTCAACCAAGCCAA ACTGAGTGAACGGCGTCGGAAGAGGCTTCAGGAGTTGGAAGGGCAAATAAGtgagctgaagaaaaagctgaatgaGCAATCGAAGCTCTTAAAGCTGAAGGAATCTACGGAACGCACTGTCTCCAAACTGAACCAGGAGATCAAG gaaatgaaaaaccaAAGGGTACAGCTGATGCGCCAAATGAAAGATGATGCTGAGAAATTCAGGCAATGGAAACAACAGAAGGACAAGGAAGTGATCCAGCTGAAAGAACGG GATCGCAAGAGACAATATGAGCTCCTCAAGCTAGAACGAGATTTCCAGAAGCAGGCCAATGTACTTCGGCGCAAAACAGAAGAG gcaGCAGCTGCTAACAAGCGCCTAAAGGATGCTCTGCAGAAACAACGGGAGGCTGCAGATAAACGGAAGGAAAGTCAAAATCGGGGAATGGAAGGAGTTGCTGCACGAGTAAAA agctgGCTTGCAAATGAAGTAGAGGTTCTCGTTAGTACTGAAGAGGCTCGACGGCACCTTGCAGACCTTCTGGAGGACAGAAAGATCTTGGCACAGGAGCTCCTTCAGCTTAAAGAGAGCAAAGAGGCTGGGGAAAAGCTACCTCCAAAGCTCCGG AGACGCACCTACACTGCCACAGACTTCCAGGAAGCAGAGATGGACCTTTCCATGTCAAAGCAGATAGAAAGCCTGGAAACTGAGATGGGGCTCAG GAGTGCCCAGATAGCAGATCTACAGCAGAAACTCTTAGATGCAGACAATGGAGATCGTGCGAAACAGCGTTGGGACAGTATTGCAACAATTCTAGAGGCTAAATGTGGTTTGAAGTATCTCCTTGGAGAG CTGGTCTCCTCAAAAGTGCAGGAAAGCAAGTTGGAGAGCAGCCTTCAGCAGAGTAAAGCCAACTGTTCAGACATGCAAAAAATGCTGGTTGAAGAGCGAAACCACATAGTGGAGATGGAGGCTGAGTTCCAAAATCAGCTTTTGGTGCAGGAACAACACCACCaggagaag GTTCTGTACCTGCTTAGCCAATTTcagcaaaaagaagcagcagagaagaaattgGAAGATTCGCTAAGTGAGCAAGAGAAACAGCTGCAAGAGCGACTCAGGTTCCAG gaggaagagctggagAAAATGAGGGAGATCTGTGAGAAGAACCAAGAACTTCTCCAGGAAAATGACACTCTTAAACAG AAACTGCTGCTCCTCCAAGTTGCCAGTGGACAGAAGCTCCGCCACATTCAGCAAATGCCACCTGAGTCTCCAGATTCTTCTTTTGATTATATTCCACCCAAA CCAAAGACTCGCCGGCAAACGACAGCAAAACCCCGTGCACCAACCCCAGAAATGAATGTGGAAGAGCTGTTCTCTGATTCAGAGGAGTCTGGAGCGGAGATGGAGGATGCAGACTGGGTTCCGGTAAAAGCAATCAaaggagcaaagaaaagcatgatGGGG TGCTCCTGCAAGGGCTGGTGTGGAAATAGACAGTGTGGCTGCAGGAAGCAGAAGGTGGGCTGCACTGAAGGCTGTAGCTGTGACTCggcaaaatgcagaaatagaGACCCTGGCTTTCCG GATGCCACACTGTGTGAGGACCAAACAAGGGATTCTGAAGGTTCCTTCAAACTTGAAGACCCCACTGAAGTGACCGCAGGAGAGACCTTCTTTCAGCCTGTGTGCATCACACCAACTACAAAG GTCCTGAAAGAGATCACAGACCAAGATATGTTTGTGAAGAAGcccagcgctgctgctgcttccctgctcATGAGAGATGAGGAGGCCCAAGAGAACCAGATACCATTtgtaaagagaaagaagagaatgcTGAGTAGCAATACCAGCTTCTTCTCAGGTTGCACCCCTATCAAAGAGGAGCTTAACTGA